One Nitrospirota bacterium DNA segment encodes these proteins:
- a CDS encoding carbon starvation CstA family protein yields the protein MNILAYLAVTVVIFIIAYRKYGNYLDKVFDASDSHPTPACAMADKRDYVAGKTPVVFSHHFVSIAGGGPIVGPTVALIYGFMPSWLWIVIGVVLIGAVHDYTVLFVSTREKGKSIIDVTNRTIGKWGFILFILFTLSMTVLVTAAFLGLTATALGSLVNLKTIGLDASQTILRVVQDPRTGEAMGQIGGIASTSVVVMTLFAPLMGLLMYRFNIRTTSVAIIAVIVAISSIFVGIEYPVVLDPKIWMVILSIYVFFASGSPVWLVLQPRDFINSFILYGGIIALFISLFSSGLQGLTVTAPSLSITEGIERLGFIWPILFITIACGAISGFHAIIAGGTTSKQICRESDVKRIGVGAMLLEGLLAVVVLLAVASGLSFTEYIKIVFPEGGKSNPILAFSLSMGSILDKGFSIPIYAGAIFGILLVEGFLITTLDTAVRLNRYLLEELWSVIFKNPPRVLRSYLFNAGLSVALMFSFAYTQAFLAIWPIFGSANQLLAALTLIAVSVWLISRGMPSWFTLIPAG from the coding sequence ATGAATATCCTTGCATATCTTGCTGTTACGGTTGTTATCTTCATCATCGCCTACAGAAAATATGGCAACTATTTAGATAAGGTCTTTGATGCAAGCGATTCTCACCCTACCCCTGCGTGTGCTATGGCTGATAAGAGGGACTATGTAGCAGGAAAAACACCTGTTGTCTTTTCCCATCATTTTGTATCCATTGCTGGTGGGGGACCCATAGTCGGACCCACTGTCGCCTTAATCTATGGGTTTATGCCTTCATGGCTATGGATAGTAATCGGTGTTGTGCTTATAGGCGCAGTCCATGATTACACAGTACTCTTTGTAAGCACGAGAGAAAAAGGCAAATCTATCATCGATGTAACGAACCGAACTATTGGGAAGTGGGGTTTTATTCTTTTTATCCTTTTTACGCTCTCTATGACTGTGCTCGTTACAGCAGCGTTTCTCGGTCTTACTGCAACCGCGCTCGGCTCCCTTGTAAACCTTAAAACAATTGGACTTGATGCCTCACAAACGATATTAAGGGTTGTTCAAGACCCAAGGACAGGTGAAGCAATGGGACAGATAGGTGGTATCGCCTCAACATCTGTTGTGGTTATGACTCTCTTCGCTCCTCTCATGGGACTTTTGATGTATAGGTTTAACATAAGGACAACCTCTGTGGCAATAATAGCTGTCATAGTAGCAATCTCTTCCATATTTGTAGGTATCGAATATCCTGTGGTGCTTGATCCGAAAATCTGGATGGTAATCCTTTCTATTTATGTCTTCTTTGCATCAGGATCACCCGTATGGCTTGTGCTTCAGCCACGAGACTTTATCAACTCCTTTATTCTCTATGGCGGGATAATTGCACTATTTATCTCTCTATTTTCAAGTGGACTACAAGGACTCACAGTTACTGCACCATCTCTGAGTATAACAGAGGGCATTGAAAGACTTGGATTCATCTGGCCCATACTCTTTATCACTATTGCCTGCGGTGCTATCTCCGGTTTTCATGCAATAATCGCAGGTGGCACCACATCTAAACAGATATGCAGGGAGTCTGATGTGAAACGGATAGGCGTTGGCGCAATGTTGCTCGAGGGTCTTCTTGCAGTGGTGGTCTTACTTGCTGTTGCATCAGGACTTTCGTTTACGGAATACATAAAGATCGTCTTCCCTGAGGGAGGAAAATCTAACCCTATTCTTGCATTCTCTCTCAGCATGGGGAGCATTCTTGATAAGGGTTTTAGTATTCCTATCTATGCGGGAGCGATATTCGGGATACTTCTTGTTGAAGGATTTCTCATTACTACATTAGATACCGCAGTAAGACTCAACAGGTATCTCCTCGAAGAACTATGGTCGGTCATCTTTAAAAACCCTCCTCGTGTTCTCAGGTCATATCTATTTAACGCAGGACTCTCGGTTGCATTAATGTTTTCATTCGCATACACTCAGGCATTTCTTGCAATATGGCCCATATTCGGCTCAGCAAATCAGCTCCTTGCTGCGCTTACCCTGATTGCGGTCTCTGTATGGCTTATAAGTAGAGGGATGCCCTCGTGGTTTACACTGATTCCAGCAGGATT